Proteins from one Ramlibacter sp. PS4R-6 genomic window:
- a CDS encoding peptidoglycan DD-metalloendopeptidase family protein: MNNDDTMQETRNWRTTVVCLAVAAVMAACASRGPRTPAPVEDRSSGARAPATAAPGTEAPRPVAGADNAGKAGFYTVKPGDTLIRIALDAGQNWKDIARWNNLDNPNVIEVGQVLRVVPPGSDVARAGTPPASAASAPRSATPASGAASTAVASVPPASAAIPGATVEDDIAWGWPTAAAGLVLANFDEQRNKGVDIGGKAGDAVLAAADGRVVYAGAGLRGYGNLVILKHNNTYLSAYAHNQALLVKEDQAVRKGQKIAEMGNSDADRVKLHFEIRRQGKPVDPARYLPTMR; encoded by the coding sequence ATGAACAACGACGACACGATGCAAGAGACGCGCAATTGGCGGACGACGGTGGTGTGCCTTGCGGTGGCCGCCGTGATGGCCGCGTGCGCATCGCGCGGGCCGCGCACGCCCGCGCCGGTGGAAGACCGCAGCAGCGGCGCGCGCGCACCGGCCACGGCGGCGCCGGGCACGGAAGCGCCGCGTCCCGTCGCCGGCGCCGACAACGCGGGCAAGGCGGGCTTCTACACCGTCAAGCCCGGCGACACCTTGATCCGCATCGCGCTCGACGCCGGCCAGAACTGGAAGGACATCGCGCGCTGGAACAACCTGGACAACCCGAACGTGATCGAGGTCGGCCAGGTGCTGCGCGTCGTCCCGCCCGGAAGCGATGTCGCGCGCGCCGGTACGCCGCCCGCGAGCGCGGCGTCCGCACCGCGCAGCGCAACGCCCGCGTCCGGCGCGGCGTCCACGGCGGTCGCTAGCGTGCCGCCGGCATCGGCGGCCATTCCCGGCGCGACGGTGGAAGATGACATCGCGTGGGGCTGGCCGACGGCCGCCGCGGGCCTGGTGCTCGCGAACTTCGACGAACAGCGCAACAAGGGCGTGGACATCGGCGGCAAGGCTGGCGACGCGGTCCTCGCCGCGGCGGACGGGCGCGTGGTGTATGCGGGCGCGGGCCTGCGTGGCTACGGCAACCTGGTCATCCTCAAGCACAACAACACCTACCTGTCGGCCTATGCGCACAACCAGGCGCTGCTGGTGAAGGAAGACCAGGCCGTGCGCAAGGGGCAGAAGATCGCGGAGATGGGCAACAGCGATGCCGACCGCGTGAAGCTGCATTTCGAGATCCGCCGCCAGGGCAAGCCTGTCGATCCGGCCCGCTACCTCCCGACCATGAGGTGA
- a CDS encoding protein-L-isoaspartate(D-aspartate) O-methyltransferase, with product MTRRPAFPARLDAGGPAPVKPRAPAATLPAPGGVGLDSQAVRARMVAKLAAEGVDDPLVIAAMGAVERHRFVDTALANQAYEDTSLPIGLGQTISKPSVVARMTQLVLGGRREAGGKLGRVLEIGTGCGYQAAVLALVAGEVYSIERLRGLHEKARDNLRPLRIPNVHLIFGDGMVGFEKGAPYAGIVAAAGGDAVPESWTRQLAVGGRIVAPVTTRSGQQALVVIEKRSERDLQQTVLEAVHFVPLKSGIA from the coding sequence ATGACGCGGCGCCCCGCATTTCCGGCGCGGCTCGATGCGGGTGGGCCCGCGCCCGTGAAGCCGCGCGCGCCGGCAGCGACGCTGCCCGCACCCGGCGGCGTCGGGCTCGATTCGCAGGCCGTGCGCGCGCGCATGGTTGCGAAGCTCGCCGCCGAAGGTGTCGACGACCCGCTGGTGATCGCGGCGATGGGCGCGGTGGAGCGGCACCGCTTCGTCGACACCGCACTCGCGAACCAGGCCTACGAGGACACCAGCCTGCCCATCGGCCTGGGGCAGACGATCAGCAAGCCGAGCGTGGTCGCGCGCATGACGCAGCTCGTGCTTGGCGGCAGGCGCGAAGCCGGCGGCAAGCTCGGTCGTGTGCTCGAGATCGGAACGGGCTGCGGCTACCAGGCGGCCGTGCTCGCGCTGGTGGCCGGCGAGGTCTACAGCATCGAGCGCCTGCGCGGCTTGCACGAAAAGGCGCGCGACAACCTGCGGCCGCTGCGCATCCCGAACGTGCACCTCATCTTCGGCGACGGCATGGTGGGCTTCGAAAAAGGCGCGCCGTACGCCGGCATCGTCGCGGCCGCGGGCGGCGACGCCGTGCCTGAATCGTGGACACGGCAGCTGGCCGTCGGCGGGCGCATCGTCGCGCCGGTGACCACGCGCAGCGGGCAGCAGGCACTCGTCGTGATCGAGAAAAGGAGCGAGCGCGACCTGCAACAAACTGTTCTTGAGGCCGTCCATTTCGTCCCCCTAAAATCGGGCATCGCATGA
- the surE gene encoding 5'/3'-nucleotidase SurE, with the protein MKILLSNDDGYQAPGLVALYDAIKDLGEVEVVAPEHNNSAKSNALTLYSPLSVREAANGFRYVNGTPADCVHVALTGLLGYRPDLVVSGINNGANMGDDTIYSGTVGAAMEGYLFEVPAIAFSQTQKGWAHIEAAARKARDLVSHLIEGGAVGRAPWLLNVNIPNLPYEELGAFEVCRLGRRHAAEKVTAQQSPHGETLYWIGAAGPAKEGGEGTDFHATANGRISVTPLQVDLTHHAALGEWAKQVPR; encoded by the coding sequence ATGAAGATCCTGCTTTCGAACGACGACGGCTACCAGGCGCCCGGCCTCGTCGCGCTGTACGACGCGATCAAGGACCTCGGCGAAGTCGAGGTGGTCGCCCCCGAGCACAACAACAGCGCCAAGTCCAACGCGCTCACGCTGTATTCGCCGCTGTCCGTGCGCGAGGCGGCCAACGGCTTCCGCTACGTGAACGGCACGCCGGCCGATTGCGTGCACGTCGCGCTCACCGGCCTGCTCGGGTACCGCCCCGACCTGGTGGTCAGCGGCATCAACAACGGCGCGAACATGGGCGACGACACGATCTACTCCGGCACCGTCGGCGCCGCGATGGAAGGCTACCTGTTCGAGGTGCCCGCCATCGCCTTCTCGCAGACGCAGAAGGGCTGGGCGCACATCGAAGCGGCCGCGCGCAAGGCGCGCGACCTCGTCTCGCACCTCATCGAAGGCGGTGCGGTGGGGCGTGCGCCGTGGCTGCTCAACGTGAACATCCCGAACCTGCCGTACGAGGAACTGGGCGCCTTCGAAGTCTGCCGCCTCGGCCGCCGGCATGCGGCGGAGAAGGTGACGGCGCAGCAAAGCCCGCACGGCGAAACGCTGTACTGGATCGGCGCCGCCGGCCCGGCGAAGGAAGGCGGCGAGGGCACCGATTTCCACGCCACTGCCAACGGCCGCATCTCGGTGACGCCGCTGCAGGTGGACCTCACGCATCACGCCGCGTTGGGCGAGTGGGCGAAGCAGGTGCCGCGATGA
- a CDS encoding NADPH:quinone oxidoreductase family protein — MHAWLCENPTGVDAVQWKELPTPQPKAGEVLIEIKAASLNFPDILIVQNKYQFKPTPPFVPGSEYAGVVAAVGEGVTHLKPGQPVACLTGTGGFATHAIAPAAVCMPLPQGFPFADAAAFIMTYATSHHALLDRGQLKAGETVLVLGAAGGVGTAAIQIAKVAGARVIAAASTDEKCALCKAEGADATINYSQGNLRDAIKDATGGKGPDVVYDPVGGEFAEPAFRSIAWRGRYLVVGFAAGPIPALPFNLPLLKGASIVGVFWGDFSRREPKANQAMLMQLAGWYAEGKIKPVIDRQMPMADLKAAYEHMGSRAVKGKLVLVN, encoded by the coding sequence ATGCATGCCTGGCTGTGCGAGAACCCCACCGGCGTCGACGCGGTGCAATGGAAGGAACTGCCCACGCCGCAGCCCAAGGCGGGCGAGGTGCTCATCGAGATCAAGGCCGCCAGCCTGAACTTCCCGGACATCCTGATCGTCCAGAACAAGTACCAGTTCAAGCCGACGCCGCCCTTCGTGCCCGGTTCCGAATACGCCGGCGTGGTCGCCGCGGTCGGCGAAGGCGTGACGCACCTGAAGCCCGGCCAGCCGGTCGCCTGCCTCACGGGCACGGGTGGCTTCGCGACGCACGCGATCGCGCCGGCGGCGGTCTGCATGCCGCTGCCGCAGGGATTCCCGTTCGCCGACGCGGCGGCCTTCATCATGACCTACGCGACTTCGCACCATGCGCTGCTCGATCGCGGCCAGCTGAAGGCCGGCGAGACCGTGCTGGTGCTCGGCGCGGCGGGCGGCGTAGGCACGGCGGCGATCCAGATCGCGAAGGTGGCCGGCGCGCGCGTGATCGCGGCGGCATCCACCGACGAGAAGTGCGCGCTGTGCAAGGCCGAAGGCGCCGACGCGACCATCAACTACAGCCAGGGCAACCTGCGCGACGCGATCAAGGACGCGACGGGCGGCAAGGGCCCCGACGTGGTGTACGACCCCGTCGGCGGCGAATTCGCCGAGCCCGCTTTCCGCTCCATCGCGTGGCGCGGCCGCTACCTCGTCGTCGGCTTCGCGGCGGGCCCCATCCCCGCGCTGCCGTTCAACCTGCCGCTGCTCAAGGGCGCATCCATCGTCGGGGTGTTCTGGGGCGACTTCTCGCGGCGCGAGCCGAAAGCCAACCAGGCCATGCTGATGCAGCTGGCGGGCTGGTATGCCGAAGGCAAGATCAAGCCCGTCATCGACCGGCAGATGCCGATGGCGGACCTCAAGGCCGCGTACGAGCACATGGGCTCGCGCGCGGTGAAGGGCAAGCTGGTGCTCGTGAACTGA
- a CDS encoding SurA N-terminal domain-containing protein, translating to MFEFVRTHNKVMQVLLFLLIVPSFVLVGIQGYDRMREKGDAVAKVDGHEILQGEWDNAHKQEAERIRTQMPGVDAKLLDSPQLKYATLERLVRDRVIAAAAAKAHLSASDSAVARELQQVLEPLKGPDGKIDMAKYRQVVGARGMSPEMYEESVRADLTARQVMLGVISTSLTTNAQAAPTLGAFFERREVQVARFDAPAYAARVTPTDAEIEAYYKAHPGEFQAPERATVEYLVLDIESVKKGITVNEADLKTYYEQNITKYGQPEQRRASHILVASAPNAPPADKQKAKAKAQELLAQVRKSPDSFAEVAKKNSDDKGSAANGGDLDWQTRGAFVKPVEDAMFALKKGEIAADVVESEFGFHVIRLNDVREARQKSYEDVRPELEAQIKQQQAQRKFAEVADTFSNSVYEQADSLKPAADKLKLQVQTAQDVQRTPAKGATGVLANPKFLAALFAPDSLEKKRNTEAVEVAPSTLASGRIAQYAAAQARPLAEVKDRVRERVVAAKAAELAKKDGMEKLAAWKAKPAEAQVGAPLLVSRDKTPQQLQQPQQVIDAALRTDPSALPAFTGVDLGESGYAVVKVNKVVPREAPAPEMAKQEKDQYQRWWASSEGLAYYNLLKARFKVQMLVAKPADDPAASAR from the coding sequence ATGTTCGAATTCGTCCGCACGCACAACAAGGTCATGCAGGTGCTGCTGTTCCTGCTGATAGTCCCGTCCTTCGTGCTGGTGGGCATCCAGGGCTACGACCGCATGCGCGAGAAGGGCGACGCGGTCGCCAAGGTCGACGGCCACGAGATCCTGCAGGGCGAGTGGGACAACGCCCACAAGCAGGAAGCCGAACGCATCCGCACCCAGATGCCCGGCGTGGACGCCAAGCTGCTCGATTCGCCCCAGTTGAAGTACGCCACGCTCGAGCGCCTGGTGCGCGACCGCGTGATCGCCGCCGCCGCCGCGAAGGCGCACCTGAGCGCCAGCGATTCGGCGGTCGCGCGCGAGCTGCAGCAGGTGCTGGAGCCGCTGAAGGGCCCGGACGGCAAGATCGACATGGCGAAGTACCGCCAGGTGGTGGGTGCGCGCGGCATGAGCCCCGAGATGTACGAAGAGAGCGTGCGCGCCGACCTGACGGCGCGCCAGGTGATGCTGGGCGTCATCTCCACCAGCCTCACGACCAATGCGCAAGCCGCGCCGACGCTCGGCGCGTTCTTCGAGCGCCGCGAGGTGCAGGTGGCGCGCTTCGACGCCCCCGCCTATGCGGCGCGCGTCACCCCGACCGACGCCGAGATCGAGGCCTATTACAAGGCCCATCCCGGCGAATTCCAGGCGCCCGAGCGCGCGACGGTGGAGTACCTGGTGCTGGACATCGAGTCGGTGAAGAAGGGCATCACGGTTAACGAGGCCGACCTCAAGACCTACTACGAGCAGAACATCACGAAGTACGGCCAGCCCGAGCAGCGCCGCGCCAGCCACATCCTCGTCGCCTCGGCGCCCAACGCGCCGCCGGCGGACAAGCAGAAGGCGAAGGCCAAGGCGCAGGAGCTGCTGGCGCAGGTGCGCAAGAGCCCGGACAGCTTCGCCGAAGTGGCGAAGAAGAACTCCGACGACAAGGGCTCGGCGGCCAACGGCGGCGACCTCGACTGGCAGACGCGCGGCGCTTTCGTGAAGCCCGTGGAAGACGCGATGTTCGCGCTGAAGAAGGGCGAGATCGCCGCCGACGTGGTGGAAAGCGAGTTCGGTTTCCACGTCATCCGGTTGAACGACGTGCGCGAGGCCAGGCAGAAATCCTACGAGGACGTGCGGCCCGAGCTCGAGGCGCAGATCAAGCAGCAGCAGGCGCAGCGCAAGTTCGCCGAAGTGGCGGACACCTTCAGCAATTCGGTGTACGAGCAGGCGGACAGCCTCAAGCCCGCGGCCGACAAGCTCAAGCTCCAGGTGCAGACGGCGCAGGACGTGCAGCGCACCCCGGCCAAGGGGGCCACCGGCGTGCTCGCCAACCCGAAATTCCTCGCGGCGCTGTTCGCGCCCGACAGCCTGGAGAAGAAGCGCAACACCGAAGCCGTCGAAGTCGCGCCGAGCACGCTCGCCTCCGGCCGCATCGCGCAATACGCGGCGGCGCAGGCGCGGCCGCTGGCCGAGGTGAAGGACCGCGTGCGCGAGCGCGTCGTCGCCGCGAAGGCGGCGGAGCTCGCGAAGAAGGACGGCATGGAGAAGCTCGCGGCGTGGAAGGCCAAGCCGGCCGAAGCGCAGGTGGGTGCGCCCCTCCTGGTGTCGCGCGACAAGACGCCGCAGCAGCTGCAGCAGCCGCAGCAGGTGATCGACGCCGCGCTGCGCACCGATCCCTCGGCGCTGCCGGCGTTCACCGGCGTGGACCTGGGCGAATCCGGCTACGCGGTGGTCAAGGTGAACAAGGTGGTGCCGCGCGAAGCGCCCGCGCCGGAAATGGCCAAGCAGGAAAAAGACCAGTACCAGCGCTGGTGGGCCTCTTCCGAGGGCCTTGCGTACTACAACCTGCTGAAGGCGCGGTTCAAGGTGCAGATGCTGGTGGCCAAGCCGGCCGACGATCCCGCTGCGTCCGCTCGCTGA
- a CDS encoding tartrate dehydrogenase, which produces MSKKRIAVIAGDGIGKEVMPEGVRVVEAAAGKFGIDLQFDHFDFGCWEYCEKHGKYLPGDWKDRIGGHDAIFFGAVGWPEKVPDHVSLWGSLILFRREFDQYVNLRPARLMPGITCPVVRKDGSKREPGEIDMYIVRENTEGEYSSIGGRMYPGTEREIVMQETVMSRVGVDRVLKFAFDLAQSRPKKHLTSATKSNGIAITMPYWDERVEEMAKKYAGVKVDKFHIDILTAHFVQRPDFFDVVVASNLFGDILSDLGPACTGTIGIAPSANLNPDRKFPSLFEPVHGSAPDIYGRKVANPIGQIWCGAMMLEFLGHKQAHDAILQTIEKVLDPASGAPKTPDIGGNASTSDLGRAIAEAL; this is translated from the coding sequence ATGAGCAAGAAGCGCATCGCCGTCATCGCCGGCGACGGCATCGGCAAGGAAGTGATGCCCGAGGGCGTGCGCGTCGTCGAGGCGGCCGCGGGCAAGTTCGGCATCGACCTGCAGTTCGACCACTTCGACTTCGGCTGCTGGGAGTACTGCGAGAAGCACGGCAAGTACCTGCCCGGCGACTGGAAGGACCGCATCGGCGGCCACGACGCGATCTTCTTCGGCGCGGTGGGCTGGCCCGAGAAGGTGCCCGACCACGTGTCCCTGTGGGGATCCCTCATCCTCTTCCGCCGCGAGTTCGACCAGTACGTCAACCTGCGCCCCGCGCGCCTGATGCCCGGCATCACCTGCCCGGTGGTGCGCAAGGACGGCAGCAAGCGCGAGCCGGGCGAGATCGACATGTACATCGTGCGCGAGAACACCGAGGGCGAGTACTCGTCCATCGGCGGCCGGATGTACCCGGGCACGGAACGCGAGATCGTCATGCAGGAGACCGTGATGTCGCGCGTGGGTGTCGACCGTGTGCTGAAGTTCGCATTCGACCTGGCCCAGTCGCGCCCGAAGAAGCACCTGACCAGCGCCACCAAGTCCAACGGCATCGCGATCACCATGCCTTACTGGGACGAGCGCGTGGAAGAGATGGCCAAGAAGTACGCGGGCGTCAAGGTCGACAAGTTCCACATCGACATCCTGACGGCCCACTTCGTGCAACGCCCCGATTTCTTCGACGTGGTCGTGGCGAGCAACCTCTTTGGCGACATCCTCTCGGACCTCGGGCCTGCGTGCACGGGCACGATCGGCATCGCGCCCAGCGCCAACCTGAACCCCGACCGCAAGTTCCCGTCGCTGTTCGAACCGGTGCACGGTTCGGCGCCGGACATCTACGGCAGGAAAGTCGCCAACCCGATCGGGCAGATCTGGTGCGGCGCCATGATGCTGGAGTTCCTCGGCCACAAGCAGGCGCACGACGCCATCCTGCAAACGATCGAGAAAGTGCTCGATCCCGCCAGCGGCGCACCGAAAACGCCCGACATCGGCGGCAACGCAAGCACATCCGACCTGGGCCGCGCAATTGCGGAAGCGCTCTAG
- a CDS encoding alpha/beta fold hydrolase produces the protein MLQQFERFEARRGDVRLNARAGGTGEPLLLLHGHPQTHAMWHRVAPQLAEHFTVVAMDLRGYGDSSRPPAGEGSVNYSKREMALDAVEVMRSRGYERFKVLAHDRGARVAHRLAANHPQRVERLVLLDIAPTLAMYEQTSRAFATAYWHWFFLVQPPPLPEALIESDPARYVRSVMGKRHAGLGAFAPEALAEYERCIAIDGSAPAICADYRASAGIDLEHDRADVAAGRRLAQPLLALWGEHGVVGQCFDVLALWRERALQATGKALPCGHYIAEEAPHALLAEAIPFLKEKHT, from the coding sequence ATGCTGCAGCAGTTCGAGCGCTTCGAAGCCAGGCGTGGCGATGTCCGCCTGAACGCGCGCGCGGGCGGCACGGGCGAACCGCTGCTGCTCCTGCACGGCCACCCGCAGACGCACGCGATGTGGCACCGCGTCGCGCCGCAACTCGCGGAACACTTCACCGTCGTGGCAATGGACCTGCGCGGCTACGGCGACTCGTCGCGGCCGCCCGCGGGCGAAGGCTCCGTGAACTACAGCAAGCGCGAAATGGCGCTCGATGCCGTCGAGGTGATGCGATCGCGCGGCTACGAGCGGTTCAAGGTGCTGGCGCACGACCGCGGTGCGCGCGTCGCCCACCGCCTGGCCGCCAACCATCCGCAGCGCGTGGAGCGCCTGGTGCTGCTGGACATCGCACCGACGCTCGCGATGTACGAACAAACGTCTCGCGCCTTTGCCACGGCGTACTGGCACTGGTTCTTCCTGGTGCAGCCGCCGCCGCTGCCCGAGGCGCTGATCGAGTCGGACCCGGCGCGCTACGTGCGCAGCGTCATGGGCAAGCGGCATGCCGGGCTGGGCGCCTTCGCCCCCGAGGCCCTGGCGGAGTACGAGCGCTGCATCGCCATCGACGGTAGCGCGCCGGCCATCTGCGCCGACTACCGCGCCAGCGCCGGCATCGACCTGGAGCACGACCGCGCCGACGTCGCCGCCGGCCGCAGGCTCGCGCAGCCCCTGCTGGCGCTGTGGGGCGAGCATGGCGTGGTCGGCCAGTGTTTCGACGTGCTCGCGCTGTGGCGCGAGCGCGCCTTGCAAGCCACCGGCAAGGCCCTGCCTTGCGGGCACTACATCGCCGAGGAAGCACCGCATGCGCTGCTGGCCGAGGCCATCCCGTTCCTGAAGGAGAAACACACATGA
- a CDS encoding DMT family transporter, with product MAADSRQDFLVRAMPAVFVAIWSTGFIVARFGMPHSPPMTFLAMRYVLSVLCFAAWALAARAAWPREGRQLWHLAVTGVLMHAGYLGGVWAAVKHGMGAGLVALLVGLQPVLTAVWVSSRGGAVHARQWLGLLFGLAGLVLVVWQKLGLGEVHPDNLLLAFVALVSITAGTLYQKRFVAPCDVRTANLVQLAAAFVVTLPLALAESESMRFNGQLAGSMAWSVLALTLGGSSLLYLLIQRGAATAVTSLLYLVPPCTALMAWVLFGEPITVLTIAGMALTAVGVSLVVRSRA from the coding sequence ATGGCGGCCGATTCCCGCCAGGACTTCCTGGTGCGGGCCATGCCCGCCGTGTTCGTCGCCATCTGGAGCACCGGTTTCATCGTGGCGCGCTTCGGCATGCCGCATTCGCCGCCGATGACGTTCCTGGCGATGCGCTACGTGCTGTCCGTCCTCTGCTTCGCCGCGTGGGCGCTGGCCGCGCGGGCCGCGTGGCCACGCGAAGGCCGCCAGCTGTGGCACCTGGCGGTCACCGGCGTGCTGATGCATGCGGGCTACCTGGGTGGCGTGTGGGCCGCGGTCAAGCACGGCATGGGCGCGGGGCTGGTGGCGCTGCTCGTCGGGCTGCAGCCGGTGCTGACGGCCGTGTGGGTGTCCTCGCGCGGCGGCGCGGTGCATGCGCGGCAGTGGCTGGGCCTGCTCTTCGGCCTGGCGGGCCTGGTGCTGGTGGTGTGGCAGAAGCTCGGCCTGGGTGAAGTCCATCCCGACAACCTGCTGCTGGCGTTCGTGGCCCTGGTGAGCATCACGGCTGGCACGCTCTACCAGAAGCGCTTCGTCGCACCCTGCGACGTGCGCACGGCCAACCTCGTGCAGCTCGCGGCCGCGTTCGTCGTGACGCTGCCGCTGGCGCTGGCCGAGTCCGAAAGCATGCGTTTCAACGGCCAGCTCGCCGGTTCGATGGCGTGGTCCGTCCTTGCGCTGACGCTTGGCGGCAGTTCGCTGCTGTACCTGTTGATCCAGCGCGGCGCCGCCACGGCGGTGACGAGCCTGCTGTACCTGGTGCCGCCGTGCACGGCACTGATGGCCTGGGTGCTCTTCGGCGAGCCGATCACCGTGCTGACCATCGCCGGCATGGCCTTGACGGCGGTCGGCGTGAGCCTCGTCGTGCGCAGCCGCGCCTGA
- the pgsA gene encoding CDP-diacylglycerol--glycerol-3-phosphate 3-phosphatidyltransferase has translation MFFTVPTLLTWTRIVAIPLLVGVFYLGMKPETQNLIATVMFVVFALTDWLDGYLARKLNQTSSFGAFLDPVADKFLVCASLLVLVHLKRADVFVALIIIGREIAISALREWMATIGAAKSVAVHMLGKIKTTVQMIAIPFLLFDGVLFGLIDTHVWGNWLIWISAILTVWSMVYYLQKALPEIRSRVKH, from the coding sequence ATGTTCTTCACGGTCCCCACGCTCCTGACCTGGACGCGCATCGTCGCGATCCCGCTGCTGGTGGGGGTGTTCTACCTGGGGATGAAGCCCGAGACGCAGAACCTCATCGCCACCGTGATGTTCGTGGTCTTCGCGTTGACGGACTGGCTCGACGGCTACCTGGCCCGCAAGTTGAACCAGACCTCGTCCTTCGGCGCCTTCCTCGACCCCGTGGCCGACAAGTTCCTCGTGTGCGCATCGCTGCTGGTGCTGGTGCACCTGAAGCGCGCCGACGTGTTCGTGGCCCTGATCATCATCGGCCGCGAGATCGCGATCTCGGCGCTGCGCGAGTGGATGGCGACGATCGGCGCGGCCAAGAGCGTGGCGGTGCACATGCTGGGCAAGATCAAGACGACGGTGCAGATGATCGCCATCCCCTTCCTGCTGTTCGACGGCGTGCTCTTCGGCCTCATCGACACGCACGTCTGGGGCAACTGGCTGATCTGGATCTCCGCGATCCTCACCGTCTGGTCGATGGTGTACTACCTGCAGAAGGCGCTGCCGGAGATCCGCAGCCGCGTGAAGCACTGA
- the uvrC gene encoding excinuclease ABC subunit UvrC, giving the protein MSEAHSDELLAQVAALPHMPGVYRYFDAQDGVLYVGKARDLKKRVSSYFQKNHGGTRIGHMIGKIARLETTVVRSEAEALLLENNLIKSLNPRYNILFRDDKSYPYLKIVSHAFPRVAYYRGAVDRKHAYFGPYPNAWAVKESIQLLQKVFRLRTCEDTVFVNRTRPCLLYQIKRCSGPCVNLVSPEDYAKDVENAKAFLLGDTQTVLQQLEARMLRHSESLEFEQAAELRNQMTALSRVLHQQSIETISDKDVDILAVRVQGGRACVNLAMVRGGRHLGDRPYFPTHIEDASVVQEFDDELEGGAAVQRTPVEVQVLDAFIAQHYIGVPVPPALITSHPADRDLIAALSEQAGVKVSAVHAPREQRRIWLEMAEKNAEIQLTRLLAEEGSQQARTRALVEALDLAPDNLDTFRIECFDISHTAGEATQASCVTYHHHKMQNSEYRRYNIDGITPGDDYAAMRQVLMRRYAKLAEAGRDPPEATPKSGGGGSAQRLPDLVLVDGGKGQVSMAREVFAELGLDLSVIVGVEKGEGRKVGLEELVFADGRDKVYLGRESAALMLVAQIRDEAHRFAITGMRARRAKVRVGGSRLEEIPGIGAKKRARLLQRFGGVRGVAAAGVEDIASVEGISRELAEEIYRALH; this is encoded by the coding sequence ATGTCCGAGGCCCATTCCGACGAGCTGCTGGCGCAGGTGGCGGCGCTGCCGCACATGCCGGGCGTGTACCGCTATTTCGACGCGCAGGACGGTGTCCTGTACGTGGGCAAGGCGCGCGACCTGAAGAAGCGCGTCTCGAGCTACTTCCAGAAGAACCACGGCGGCACGCGCATCGGCCACATGATCGGCAAGATCGCGCGGCTGGAAACGACGGTGGTGCGCTCCGAGGCGGAGGCGCTGCTGCTCGAGAACAACCTGATCAAGTCGCTCAACCCGCGCTACAACATCCTGTTCCGCGACGACAAGAGCTACCCCTACCTCAAGATCGTCTCGCACGCCTTCCCGCGCGTGGCCTACTACCGCGGCGCGGTCGACCGCAAGCACGCCTACTTCGGGCCGTACCCGAATGCCTGGGCGGTCAAGGAATCGATCCAGCTGCTGCAGAAGGTGTTCCGCCTGCGCACCTGCGAGGACACGGTCTTCGTGAACCGCACGCGGCCCTGCCTGCTCTACCAGATCAAGCGCTGCTCCGGGCCGTGCGTGAACCTCGTTTCGCCCGAGGATTACGCCAAGGACGTCGAGAATGCCAAGGCCTTCCTGCTCGGTGACACGCAAACCGTGCTGCAGCAACTGGAGGCAAGGATGCTGCGGCACTCGGAGAGCCTCGAGTTCGAGCAGGCCGCCGAGTTGCGCAACCAGATGACGGCCCTGTCGCGCGTGCTGCACCAGCAGTCGATCGAGACGATCTCGGACAAGGACGTGGACATCCTCGCCGTGCGCGTGCAGGGCGGCCGCGCCTGCGTCAACCTCGCCATGGTGCGCGGGGGCCGCCACCTGGGCGACCGGCCGTACTTCCCGACGCACATCGAGGACGCGAGCGTCGTGCAGGAGTTCGACGACGAGCTCGAGGGCGGCGCGGCCGTCCAACGCACGCCGGTCGAAGTCCAGGTGCTGGATGCCTTCATCGCGCAGCACTACATCGGCGTTCCGGTGCCGCCCGCGCTGATCACGAGCCACCCCGCGGACCGCGACCTGATCGCCGCGCTGTCGGAGCAGGCGGGCGTGAAGGTGAGCGCCGTGCACGCACCGCGCGAGCAGCGCCGCATCTGGCTCGAGATGGCGGAGAAGAACGCGGAGATCCAGCTCACGCGCCTGCTGGCCGAGGAAGGCTCGCAGCAGGCCCGCACGCGCGCGCTGGTCGAGGCGCTGGACCTCGCGCCCGACAACCTGGACACCTTCCGCATCGAGTGCTTCGACATCTCGCACACGGCGGGCGAGGCCACGCAGGCATCGTGCGTGACCTACCACCACCACAAGATGCAGAACTCGGAGTACCGGCGCTACAACATCGACGGCATCACGCCCGGCGACGACTACGCGGCGATGCGCCAGGTGCTGATGCGGCGCTACGCGAAGCTGGCCGAGGCCGGGCGCGACCCGCCGGAAGCCACGCCGAAGTCCGGTGGCGGCGGCAGCGCCCAGCGCCTGCCCGACCTGGTGCTGGTCGACGGCGGCAAGGGCCAGGTGAGCATGGCGCGCGAAGTCTTTGCCGAGCTGGGCCTGGACCTGTCGGTCATCGTCGGCGTGGAGAAGGGCGAGGGCCGCAAGGTCGGGCTGGAGGAACTGGTGTTCGCCGACGGCCGCGACAAGGTGTACCTGGGCCGCGAGTCGGCCGCGCTGATGCTGGTGGCCCAGATCCGCGACGAGGCCCACCGCTTCGCCATCACCGGCATGCGCGCGCGGCGCGCCAAGGTACGCGTGGGCGGCAGCCGGCTGGAGGAGATCCCCGGCATCGGCGCGAAGAAGCGTGCGCGCCTGCTGCAACGCTTCGGCGGCGTGCGCGGCGTGGCGGCCGCGGGGGTGGAGGACATCGCCAGCGTCGAGGGCATCTCGCGCGAGCTGGCCGAAGAGATCTACCGGGCGTTGCACTGA